A portion of the Syntrophus gentianae genome contains these proteins:
- a CDS encoding HD-GYP domain-containing protein: MHKQFKTRDLKVGMHVLLDMPWHLHPFLRSSFSLSSEKDIQRLIKAGIEEVVVDTAMCKDLPSASPAAGKSTPAQKASSNSSAWSPEQLIPSELREAIGDSRLAPSEKAGIVRKSCLILMDRLLESPTAENIHTAKQGIYDVVDLIASEQETAQHLLAITSHDFYTYTHSVNVGILSVSLCKAFFNRSGFHNMRELGAAFFLHDLGKVNIDSGYINKPGKLTDEEMQQMKKHPVYGFNILHKAHELSEECKLVVLEHHERTDGNGYPAKLRENEIHIYARICSIADVYDALTSQRSYKQPLAPFKALKVMKEEMIGHFQQDLFEKFVKLFS, translated from the coding sequence ATGCACAAGCAGTTCAAAACGCGGGATCTGAAAGTAGGCATGCATGTCCTTCTGGACATGCCTTGGCATCTCCATCCTTTTTTAAGAAGCTCCTTTAGCCTTTCCTCTGAAAAAGATATCCAGCGTTTGATTAAAGCGGGGATCGAGGAAGTTGTCGTGGACACGGCAATGTGTAAAGATCTTCCGTCTGCATCGCCCGCGGCGGGGAAGTCCACCCCTGCGCAAAAGGCCTCATCCAATTCATCGGCCTGGAGTCCCGAACAATTGATTCCCTCCGAACTGCGGGAAGCAATTGGCGATTCGCGCCTTGCTCCATCGGAAAAGGCCGGAATTGTCAGGAAATCCTGCCTCATTCTCATGGATCGTCTGCTGGAAAGTCCGACGGCGGAAAATATCCACACGGCTAAGCAGGGCATTTATGATGTCGTGGACCTCATCGCTTCGGAGCAGGAAACGGCGCAGCATCTTCTTGCCATCACCTCTCATGATTTTTACACGTACACCCATTCCGTCAATGTGGGTATTCTGTCGGTGTCCCTGTGCAAGGCATTCTTCAACCGGTCAGGATTTCACAATATGCGGGAACTGGGAGCGGCTTTCTTTCTTCACGACCTGGGCAAGGTTAACATCGACTCCGGTTATATCAACAAACCGGGAAAGCTGACGGATGAAGAGATGCAGCAGATGAAGAAACATCCCGTTTATGGGTTCAATATCCTGCATAAGGCGCATGAATTAAGCGAGGAATGTAAACTTGTCGTCCTGGAACATCATGAACGGACCGATGGGAATGGATATCCGGCGAAACTGCGGGAAAATGAAATTCACATTTATGCGCGCATCTGTTCAATTGCCGACGTTTATGACGCCCTGACTTCGCAGCGTTCATACAAGCAACCCCTGGCGCCTTTCAAGGCTTTGAAAGTCATGAAAGAGGAAATGATCGGCCATTTTCAACAGGATCTTTTTGAAAAATTTGTAAAATTGTTTAGCTGA
- a CDS encoding potassium channel family protein, with the protein MLKKKLLIASFLLFLILVLGTVGYVLIEGWGIIESFYMTVTTISTVGYGDFTPATWQGRLFTVLLVLFGVGTMLYSVSMFAEMMVEDRLKKVLGRGSMENRIERMKNHYIICGFGRMGSLICRELAEEKAPFVVIEKNPDIIQRLEDEGYVYLKGDATDDKSLLRAGIRRAQGVVCVLSTDAENLYTILTSKELNAGIYILSRCEEEVSEHRLLRAGADRVISPYKMGGMRMAMAILKPAMMDFIEITTRRQSLELRMEEMPLSEDSAIIGRSLEAAEIRKSYGLIIVAIKKDSGKMIFNPPAGYVIEKGDRLIALGEDEDVNRFNQVCMVP; encoded by the coding sequence TTGCTGAAGAAAAAACTCCTGATTGCCTCCTTTCTGCTCTTCCTCATCCTGGTCCTGGGCACTGTGGGATACGTGCTGATCGAAGGCTGGGGAATCATCGAATCCTTTTACATGACCGTGACGACGATCTCAACGGTGGGCTACGGCGATTTTACGCCGGCCACCTGGCAGGGCCGTCTTTTTACCGTACTGCTGGTCCTCTTCGGCGTGGGCACCATGCTTTACTCGGTATCGATGTTTGCGGAAATGATGGTGGAAGACCGGCTGAAAAAAGTTCTGGGAAGGGGCAGCATGGAAAACCGGATTGAACGGATGAAGAATCATTACATTATTTGCGGCTTCGGACGGATGGGGAGTCTCATCTGCCGGGAGCTGGCCGAGGAGAAGGCGCCCTTTGTGGTCATTGAAAAAAATCCGGACATTATTCAGCGTCTCGAGGATGAAGGGTATGTCTACCTCAAGGGGGATGCCACGGATGACAAGTCTCTGCTCCGGGCTGGAATCAGGCGGGCCCAGGGGGTGGTCTGCGTCCTTTCCACTGATGCGGAGAATCTCTATACCATCCTGACCTCCAAGGAATTGAATGCGGGGATCTACATCCTGTCCCGCTGTGAGGAGGAGGTCTCGGAACATCGCCTGCTCCGAGCCGGTGCGGATCGGGTCATCTCCCCCTATAAAATGGGCGGGATGCGGATGGCCATGGCCATCCTGAAACCCGCCATGATGGATTTCATCGAAATCACGACCCGGCGTCAGAGTCTGGAACTCCGCATGGAGGAAATGCCTCTCAGCGAGGATTCGGCCATCATCGGCAGATCGCTGGAGGCGGCGGAAATTCGGAAATCCTACGGGCTCATCATTGTGGCCATAAAAAAGGATTCCGGGAAGATGATCTTCAATCCCCCGGCCGGATATGTCATTGAGAAGGGGGATCGCCTCATCGCCCTGGGGGAGGATGAAGATGTCAACCGTTTCAATCAGGTGTGCATGGTGCCTTAG